The following proteins come from a genomic window of Gopherus flavomarginatus isolate rGopFla2 chromosome 22, rGopFla2.mat.asm, whole genome shotgun sequence:
- the SRSF4 gene encoding serine/arginine-rich splicing factor 4 isoform X4 has protein sequence MEPRYGFVEFDDLRDADDAVYELNGKDLCGERVIVEHARGPRRDSSYGSGRSGYGYRRSGRDKYGPPTRTEYRLIVENLSSRCSWQDLKDYMRQAGEVTYADAHKGRKNEGVIEFKSYSDMKRALEKLDGTEVNGRKIRLVEDRPGSRRRRSYSRSRSHSRSRSRSRHSRKSRSRSGSSKSSHSKSRSRSRSGSRSRSKSRSRSKSHSRGQKDKSRSPSKDDKSRSRSRSAEKTQSKSKDKAEDAVQNNDAAKAKSRSPSKEKSKSKSRSRSGSKERVEEEKESMRRSRSKEREKSKARSRSKSREGSRSRSRSRSKSKDKRKGRKRSRDDSRSRSRSRSHSKSEKSKRRSKRDSRSSNKKKKKEDQERSRSKSRSRSRSRSESKEKEQLKPESDKKEVKNEGEEMDKSHETRSRSRSNSKSKPNVKSESRSRSKSIPKTRSRSKSRSRSASKSPSRSRSRSRSRS, from the exons atggaacccag GTATGGTTTTGTTGAGTTTGACGATCTGCGTGATGCAGATGATGCTGTTTATGAGCTAAATGGTAAAGACCTTTGTGGGGAGCGAGTTATCGTTGAACATGCCAGGGGCCCCCGACGTGACAGCAGTTATGGTTCTGGACGCA GTGGATATGGTTATAGAAGAAGCGGAAGAGATAAGTATGGTCCACCCACCCGTACAGAGTACAGATTGATCGTGGAAAATCTGTCAAGCCGTTGCAGTTGGCAAGATTTGAAG GATTATATGCGTCAGGCAGGCGAAGTGACATATGCAGACGCACACAAAGGGAGAAAAAATGAAGGTGTGATTGAGTTCAAATCCTATTCAGATATGAAAAGAGCCCTTGAAAAGCTGGATGGGACAGAAGTGAATGGCAGAAAGATTAGGTTAGTGGAAGACAGGCCTGGATCCAGACGGCGCCGCTCCTATTCCAGAAGTCGAAGCCATTCGAG GTCTCGGTCTCGAAGCAGACACTCTCGTAAGAGCAGGAGCCGTAGTGGCAGTAGCAAAAGCAGCCATTCCAAGAGTAGATCAAGATCCAG gtctgggtccCGTTCCAGAAGCAAGAGCCGTAGCCGAAGCAAGAGCCATAGCAGAGGCCAGAAGGACAAAAGCCGGAGTCCAAGCAAAGACGATAAAAGTAGGAGCCGCAGCAGGAGTGCGGAGAAAACCCAGAGCAAAAGTAAAGACAAAGCGGAGGATGCCGTCCAGAACAACGACGCCGCAAAAGCAAAGAGCAGGAGCCCCAGCAAGGAAAAGAGTAAGAGTAAAAGTAGGAGCAGGAGTGGGAGCaaggagagagtggaggaagagaaggagagcaTGAGAAGGAGTAGGAGTAAGGAGAGGGAGAAGAGCAAGGCTAGGAGCAGGAGCAAGAGCAgagaggggagcaggagcagaagcaggagtCGTAGTAAGAGTAAGGACAAAAGGAAAGGCAGGAAGAGGAGTAGGGATGACAGCAGAAGCAGAAGTAGGAGCAGGAGCCACAGCAAGAGTGAGAAAAGCAAAAGGCGCAGCAAGCGAGACAGCAGGtctagcaacaagaagaaaaagaaggaagaCCAAGAGCGGTCCCGGTCCAAGTCTAGGTCTAGATCCAGGTCCAGATCGGAGTCCAAGGAAAAGGAGCAGCTAAAACCAGAATCTGACAAAAAGGAGGTAAAAAATGAGGGTGAGGAAATGGACAAAAGTCACGAAACTCGGTCCAGATCTAGGTCAAATTCTAAATCCAAACCAAATGTCAAATCAGAATCTCGGTCCCGATCAAAGTCAATTCCAAAAACTAGGTCCCGGTCCAAGTCTAGATCTAGGTCTGCCTCTAAATCCCCATCCCGATCTAGATCAAGATCTCGTTCGAGGTCCTAA
- the SRSF4 gene encoding serine/arginine-rich splicing factor 4 isoform X3, with protein MPRVYIGRLSYQARERDVERFFKGYGKILEVDLKNGYGFVEFDDLRDADDAVYELNGKDLCGERVIVEHARGPRRDSSYGSGRSGYGYRRSGRDKYGPPTRTEYRLIVENLSSRCSWQDLKDYMRQAGEVTYADAHKGRKNEGVIEFKSYSDMKRALEKLDGTEVNGRKIRLVEDRPGSRRRRSYSRSRSHSRSRSRSRHSRKSRSRSGSSKSSHSKSRSRSRSGSRSRSKSRSRSKSHSRGQKDKSRSPSKDDKSRSRSRSAEKTQSKSKDKAEDAVQNNDAAKAKSRSPSKEKSKSKSRSRSGSKERVEEEKESMRRSRSKEREKSKARSRSKSREGSRSRSRSRSKSKDKRKGRKRSRDDSRSRSRSRSHSKSEKSKRRSKRDSRSSNKKKKKEDQERSRSKSRSRSRSRSESKEKEQLKPESDKKEVKNEGEEMDKSHETRSRSRSNSKSKPNVKSESRSRSKSIPKTRSRSKSRSRSASKSPSRSRSRSRSRS; from the exons GTATGGTTTTGTTGAGTTTGACGATCTGCGTGATGCAGATGATGCTGTTTATGAGCTAAATGGTAAAGACCTTTGTGGGGAGCGAGTTATCGTTGAACATGCCAGGGGCCCCCGACGTGACAGCAGTTATGGTTCTGGACGCA GTGGATATGGTTATAGAAGAAGCGGAAGAGATAAGTATGGTCCACCCACCCGTACAGAGTACAGATTGATCGTGGAAAATCTGTCAAGCCGTTGCAGTTGGCAAGATTTGAAG GATTATATGCGTCAGGCAGGCGAAGTGACATATGCAGACGCACACAAAGGGAGAAAAAATGAAGGTGTGATTGAGTTCAAATCCTATTCAGATATGAAAAGAGCCCTTGAAAAGCTGGATGGGACAGAAGTGAATGGCAGAAAGATTAGGTTAGTGGAAGACAGGCCTGGATCCAGACGGCGCCGCTCCTATTCCAGAAGTCGAAGCCATTCGAG GTCTCGGTCTCGAAGCAGACACTCTCGTAAGAGCAGGAGCCGTAGTGGCAGTAGCAAAAGCAGCCATTCCAAGAGTAGATCAAGATCCAG gtctgggtccCGTTCCAGAAGCAAGAGCCGTAGCCGAAGCAAGAGCCATAGCAGAGGCCAGAAGGACAAAAGCCGGAGTCCAAGCAAAGACGATAAAAGTAGGAGCCGCAGCAGGAGTGCGGAGAAAACCCAGAGCAAAAGTAAAGACAAAGCGGAGGATGCCGTCCAGAACAACGACGCCGCAAAAGCAAAGAGCAGGAGCCCCAGCAAGGAAAAGAGTAAGAGTAAAAGTAGGAGCAGGAGTGGGAGCaaggagagagtggaggaagagaaggagagcaTGAGAAGGAGTAGGAGTAAGGAGAGGGAGAAGAGCAAGGCTAGGAGCAGGAGCAAGAGCAgagaggggagcaggagcagaagcaggagtCGTAGTAAGAGTAAGGACAAAAGGAAAGGCAGGAAGAGGAGTAGGGATGACAGCAGAAGCAGAAGTAGGAGCAGGAGCCACAGCAAGAGTGAGAAAAGCAAAAGGCGCAGCAAGCGAGACAGCAGGtctagcaacaagaagaaaaagaaggaagaCCAAGAGCGGTCCCGGTCCAAGTCTAGGTCTAGATCCAGGTCCAGATCGGAGTCCAAGGAAAAGGAGCAGCTAAAACCAGAATCTGACAAAAAGGAGGTAAAAAATGAGGGTGAGGAAATGGACAAAAGTCACGAAACTCGGTCCAGATCTAGGTCAAATTCTAAATCCAAACCAAATGTCAAATCAGAATCTCGGTCCCGATCAAAGTCAATTCCAAAAACTAGGTCCCGGTCCAAGTCTAGATCTAGGTCTGCCTCTAAATCCCCATCCCGATCTAGATCAAGATCTCGTTCGAGGTCCTAA
- the SRSF4 gene encoding serine/arginine-rich splicing factor 4 isoform X5 — translation MSDIQKTFNQCGYGYRRSGRDKYGPPTRTEYRLIVENLSSRCSWQDLKDYMRQAGEVTYADAHKGRKNEGVIEFKSYSDMKRALEKLDGTEVNGRKIRLVEDRPGSRRRRSYSRSRSHSRSRSRSRHSRKSRSRSGSSKSSHSKSRSRSRSGSRSRSKSRSRSKSHSRGQKDKSRSPSKDDKSRSRSRSAEKTQSKSKDKAEDAVQNNDAAKAKSRSPSKEKSKSKSRSRSGSKERVEEEKESMRRSRSKEREKSKARSRSKSREGSRSRSRSRSKSKDKRKGRKRSRDDSRSRSRSRSHSKSEKSKRRSKRDSRSSNKKKKKEDQERSRSKSRSRSRSRSESKEKEQLKPESDKKEVKNEGEEMDKSHETRSRSRSNSKSKPNVKSESRSRSKSIPKTRSRSKSRSRSASKSPSRSRSRSRSRS, via the exons ATGTCAGATATTCAGAAAACCTTTAATCAAT GTGGATATGGTTATAGAAGAAGCGGAAGAGATAAGTATGGTCCACCCACCCGTACAGAGTACAGATTGATCGTGGAAAATCTGTCAAGCCGTTGCAGTTGGCAAGATTTGAAG GATTATATGCGTCAGGCAGGCGAAGTGACATATGCAGACGCACACAAAGGGAGAAAAAATGAAGGTGTGATTGAGTTCAAATCCTATTCAGATATGAAAAGAGCCCTTGAAAAGCTGGATGGGACAGAAGTGAATGGCAGAAAGATTAGGTTAGTGGAAGACAGGCCTGGATCCAGACGGCGCCGCTCCTATTCCAGAAGTCGAAGCCATTCGAG GTCTCGGTCTCGAAGCAGACACTCTCGTAAGAGCAGGAGCCGTAGTGGCAGTAGCAAAAGCAGCCATTCCAAGAGTAGATCAAGATCCAG gtctgggtccCGTTCCAGAAGCAAGAGCCGTAGCCGAAGCAAGAGCCATAGCAGAGGCCAGAAGGACAAAAGCCGGAGTCCAAGCAAAGACGATAAAAGTAGGAGCCGCAGCAGGAGTGCGGAGAAAACCCAGAGCAAAAGTAAAGACAAAGCGGAGGATGCCGTCCAGAACAACGACGCCGCAAAAGCAAAGAGCAGGAGCCCCAGCAAGGAAAAGAGTAAGAGTAAAAGTAGGAGCAGGAGTGGGAGCaaggagagagtggaggaagagaaggagagcaTGAGAAGGAGTAGGAGTAAGGAGAGGGAGAAGAGCAAGGCTAGGAGCAGGAGCAAGAGCAgagaggggagcaggagcagaagcaggagtCGTAGTAAGAGTAAGGACAAAAGGAAAGGCAGGAAGAGGAGTAGGGATGACAGCAGAAGCAGAAGTAGGAGCAGGAGCCACAGCAAGAGTGAGAAAAGCAAAAGGCGCAGCAAGCGAGACAGCAGGtctagcaacaagaagaaaaagaaggaagaCCAAGAGCGGTCCCGGTCCAAGTCTAGGTCTAGATCCAGGTCCAGATCGGAGTCCAAGGAAAAGGAGCAGCTAAAACCAGAATCTGACAAAAAGGAGGTAAAAAATGAGGGTGAGGAAATGGACAAAAGTCACGAAACTCGGTCCAGATCTAGGTCAAATTCTAAATCCAAACCAAATGTCAAATCAGAATCTCGGTCCCGATCAAAGTCAATTCCAAAAACTAGGTCCCGGTCCAAGTCTAGATCTAGGTCTGCCTCTAAATCCCCATCCCGATCTAGATCAAGATCTCGTTCGAGGTCCTAA